GATTTTTTAGATATTGACGGCAATAACAATCTTAATAACAACGATACTGACGGTATTACTTTTTTTAACTTAAATACTGTTACAGATAATGTAAAAGCTCTATTCCCAATAGCAAACAGACCTAATTTAGGTGTTTTAATCTTTGAAACGATTGCTGATAGAGATGCTGTTAAAAACCAAATTACCAATCTTTCTAATTATCGAAATAAAAACGTACCAGCAATAACACCACAACCTCTTTATATTAAAATAATTAATACTATAAATAATGATTGTACTGGTCTTGGTCGCTTTACTATTTGGGCTCAACAACCACCTATAGCTAATAATGTAGTTAATTTTGAGCTTTGTGATGATTTTAATAGCGGAGCTTTTGATGATGGCTTAAATACTAATATAAACCTAAGAAATAAAGTTAGTGATATTTTAGGAGCAACGCAAGCAACAACCAACTATACAGTTACTTTTCACACAAGTGCTAGTAATGCTAACTCAGGAAACTCACCTATACCAAATGACACTAATTACACCAATCAAACTAGAGACAAACAAACCATATATGTACGCGTTGTAAATAATAATACTGGCTGTTTTAATGATCACGTAACATTTGATATCATTGTAAACCCACTACCTACAATTATAAATGCAATTCCTAATTTAGAAATCTGTGATATAGCAACCTCTAGTGATGGTGACTCTAGAAATAGGCTTTCCCAAAATATTAATTTATCTGAAAGAGATATAGACGTTCTTAATGGTAGAGACCCAAACTTATTTGAAATTTCTTATCATAGAACTCTTCAAAATGCTATTGACGGTCTACTTCCTCTTAATAAAACAAACTATTCTAATGATCCTGCAACGACAAATTTCCCTGCAAATTTATTAGGAGATGATCCTGCTTCTGAAATTATTCATATTAGCATACAAAATAAAACAACTGGTTGTAGGTATGGCATTGCAACCTTACAACTAATAATACATCCAGAACCAAAAATCCCTTTAAACATCATAGATTACACAGATTGTGATAATCAAACAGATGTTAATACTGATGATGCTAACGGAATTAATGGCGATATAACACTTAAAAATAAAATACCAGAAATATTAACAAACTACCCTATAAATGAACACAGTAATTTCAATATTACATTTCATCAAAACTTAGTTGATGCTCAATCAGGAAATTCACCTCTTGATGAAAACAAATATGAAAACACAGCTAACAATCAAATAATTTACGTTAGAGTAGTTAATAATAAAACTTCTTGTGTAAATACAAACCTAATTTTTAATATTATTATTAACCCTTTACCTAGTTTTACTGTAGATAGTCCTATAATTGTTTGCTTAAATAATCCACAAACGAGATTAGAGCCAATCAATCCTAATGCAACTTATAGTTATAACTGGACATTAAAAGGTGATGCTAAAATTCTTAGTACTGATACTTTTTATGATGTTAGCGTAGGCGGAACCTATATTCTTACAGCAACAATGTTAGACGGTACTTCTTGCAAAAGAAGTAGAGAAATAGTAGTAAATGAATCTATAAATCCAACTTTAAATGATGATGATATTGTTATTGTTGATGATACTAATAACAATGGACTTGACAACTATTCTATAAAAATAATTACTGAAAATAAAAATTTAGGTATTGGTGACTATCAATTCGCTATTATAGATGAAGATAACCTTCAAACTAGTTTTCAAGACGAACCTTTATTCGAAAATATTACAGGTGGACTTTATAAAGTTATAGTTAATGACAAAAATGGATGCTTACCGGATGCTATGCTAGAAATCTCGGTAATTCAATACCCTAAATTCTTTACCCCTAATGGAGATGGAAATAATGACACCTGGAGAATTAAAGGAGCCAATTCTAGTTTTTATCCGTCAAGTAACATTACAATTTTTAACAGATATGGAAAAATTGTAGCCATCGTGCCTATAGATAATCTAGGATGGAACGGAACCTACAAAGGAAAAATACTTCCTTCTAGCGATTACTGGTTTAAAATTCAACTTGTTGATAGAAAAGGAAAAATACATCAACATCAAGGGCACTTCTCTTTACTTAGAAGGTAATAATAACTTTTTACAACAAATAAATACGGATAGTTTTTCACCTAAACTATCCGTATTTTTGTTGCATGGACTTTGAATTACACTCAGATTTTAAACCTACTGGCGATCAGCCAACAGCAATAAAACAATTAGTTAACGGACTAATATCAGAAGAAAAACACCAAACTCTTTTAGGAGTTACAGGTTCTGGAAAAACTTTTACAGTAGCCAATGTTGTTGCAGAAGTCAACCGTCCTACTTTAGTCTTAGCTCACAACAAAACTTTGGCTGCACAATTATATTCAGAATTTAAGCAATTCTTCCCTAACAATGCTGTTGAGTATTTTGTTTCATATTATGATTACTATCAACCAGAAGCATACATACCTGTTACCGGTACTTTTATAGAAAAAGACTTATCTATTAATGATGAAATAGAACGCTTACGAATTAGCACCTCCTCTTCCCTTCTCTCTGGCCGTAGAGATATTATAGTTATTGCATCTGTTTCGTGTTTATATGGTATTGGTAACCCTAATGAATTTAAAAAAAATGTAATTCCAATAAAGGTAGATCAACAAGTACCACGTACAAAATTCTTACATCAATTAGTTACTAGTTTATATTCAAGAACAGAAGTAGAAATAAAAAGTGGAACATTTAAAGTAAAAGGTGATGTTGTTACTATTTACCCATCTTATGGAGATAGTGGGTATCGTATTCACTTTTTTGGAGATGAAATTGAAGAAATTGAAACTTTTAATATTGAAGACAATCAAGTAATTGAAAAATTAAGTGAATTAACAATTTACCCTGCAAACCTATTTGTTACCTCACCAGATGTATTACAAAATGCCATTCATAAAATACAAGATGATATGGTAAATCACGTAGCTTATCTTAAAGAAATTGGGAAACACTTAGAAGCAAAACGTTTATTAGAACGTACTGAGTTCGATTTAGAAATGATGCGTGAATTAGGGTATTGCTCTGGTATCGAAAACTATTCTAGATATTTAGACGGAAGAGAACCAGGAACTCGACCATTCTGTTTATTAGATTATTTCCCAGAAGACTATTTAATGGTAATTGATGAAAGTCATGTTACCATTCCGCAAACACACGCAATGTATGGTGGCGATAGAAGCAGAAAAGAAAACTTAGTAGAATACGGATTTCGTTTACCTGCTGCGATGGACAATCGTCCTTTAAAGTTTGATGAATTTGAACTATTACAAAACCAAGTAATTTATGTTTCTGCAACTCCTGCTGATTATGAGTTACAAAAAACTGAAGGTGTATTTGTTGAGCAAGTAATTCGACCAACAGGATTATTAGACCCTATAATAGAAGTACGCCCTAGCTTGAATCAGATTGATGATTTAATTGAAGAAATTCAAATAAGAGTAGAAAAAGATGAACGTACTTTAGTTACTACCTTAACAAAACGTATGGCAGAGGAATTAGCAAAATACTTAACCCGAATTCAAATTCGTTGTCGTTACATTCATTCTGATGTAGATACTTTAGAGCGTGTACAAATAATGCAAGATTTACGAAAAGGAATATTTGATGTTTTAATTGGTGTAAACTTACTTCGTGAAGGATTGGACTTACCCGAAGTGTCTTTAGTTGCTATTTTAGATGCCGATAAAGAAGGTTTCTTACGTAGCCACCGATCTATAACGCAAACTGTTGGTAGAGCAGCAAGAAATGTTAACGGTCGTGCAATTTTATATGCTGATAAAGTTACCAATAGTATGCAACGTACCATGGATGAAACAGATCGTCGCCGAGAAAAGCAAATAAACTACAACACTAAAAACGGAATTACACCAACCCAAATTAACAAGAAATTAGATAACACACTTTCAAAAGAAACAACTGCTACCTATCAATACGATAACGCAATCCAAAAAGCAGCAGAACAAGATTTAGAATATTTACCTAAAGAAGAAATAGAAAAACGTATTCGTGCAAAACGTAAACAAATGGAAGAAGCTGCAAAATCTTTAGATTTTATGGTAGCCGCTCAATTGCGTGATGAAATTGCTGTTTTAAGGAAAAATTTGGGGTAGTTATAACTTAATAATTATCAAACCATGAAAATCATAAAAATAACAGACAACTTACCCTTGTAAATAATCTAAAAAGAATTATTTAAATTGAAAAAATGGATGTATTACTAGAAAATATTAAAACCTATATCACTTTAAATAAAGAAGAACTGTCACTCCTTGAAAAAAAAACCACAAAAAAAACTTACCATAAAAAGGAAATAATTTTTGAAGAAGGAAAAATATCTAATGAAATATACTTTGTATCTAAAGGTTGTGTTAGACTGTTCTATAATGTTGACGGAACGGACAAAACAGCTTTTTTTTATACCGAAGGTCAATTTATTTGTGCAGGTGAAAGCTTTACCTTTAATATCCCTGCCATAGAAAACTATCAAGCAATTGACCATACAGAATTAATAATTTTCACAAAATCTGATATTGAAATTCTTACGAAACAGCTACCTAAAATGGAAATAATTGCACGTGTAGCTGTAGAAAACGAACTTATAACAAGTCAAAAAGTAATTGCTTCATTCGTAACAAAATCACCCGAAGAAAGATACCTCGAGTTGCTTAAAACTAAAAAAGAATTATTTCAACGCGCACCTCAACAATATATAGCTTCTTTTTTAGGAATATCTCCTGAAACTTTAAGTAGAATAAAAAAACGAGTATATAATAAAGAACGTTCTTGACGTTCGTCAAGAAAAATAATACCTGCAATAATTAATTTTGTTGTTAAATAAAACAAAATGAAGAAAGTACTAGTAGCAGGAGCCACGGGATATTTAGGGCAATATGTGGTAAAAGAACTTAAAAATAGAGGTTTTTGGGTAAGAGTATTAATTAGAAAAGAAACTCAAAAAAATAAATTTCAAGATGTTGATGATTTTTTCATTGGACATATTACAGATTCAGACAGCATAAAAGGGGTAACGAATAATATTGATTGGGTTTTTTCTTCAATTGGTATTACTAAGCAAAAAGATGGAATGACATATATGGATGTTGACTATCAAGGCAACTCAAATCTTTTACAAGAAGCATTAAAAGACAAAGTTGAAGCTTTTCAATATATATCAGCTATTAACGGAGACAAACTAAAAAACTTAAAAATATTTGAAGCTAAAGAAAAGTTTGTTGACGAACTTAAAAACTCAAAAATAAACCATTCTATTTTACGCCCAAATGGATTCTTCTCTGATATGAAAGATTTCTTAAATATGGCAAAAAACGGTAAGGTATATTTATTTGGAGATGGTAAATGTAAATTAAACCCAATACACGGAGCCGATTTAGCAAAAGTTTGTGTAGATAATTTGAGTAAAGGAATTAAAGAAGAGACTGCTGGAGGAGTAGATATTTTAAGTCAGAACGATTTAGCCAAACTAGCATTAGAAGCTTGGAAAAAACCTATTAAAATTAGTTATTTACCAGATTGGAGTAGAAGATTTATTATTTGGTTTCTAAGAACATTTACATCTTCAAAAACCTACGGCCCTTATGAATTCTTTTTAACATCTATGGCTTTTGACCACATTGCTAATGAATACGGAACTCACCATCTTGAAGATTTTTTTGAACAAGAAGTAAAAAAAATGAAGCAAAAATGAATAAAAGTAAAACTCAAAAAAAATCAATATCGATAACAAGGTTTTAGAATAAAAAATCCTCACTTTTTACAAAGTGAGGATTTTTTTATATTTAACTAAAAACTAATTATTAAGCTCCTAAAACTTCTGTAACTTTATCTACAGATTCTTAAAAATCAGCAGTATAAATAATTTCCATTCCACTATTGTCAATTAAATCTTTTGCTTCCTTTGCATTTGTTCCTTGTAAATGGCAAATAATAGGCACATTAATTTTGTCGCCCATGCTTTTGTAAGCAGCTACAACACCTTGAGCAACATGATTCGAATAATATCTCCCTTGAAATATTTAGACCTCATAATTGTTATTTTGAGGAAAAACCTTTAATTCTCACTTCCCCATGGAGCACTTGGAGTTTCAACTTCTTTTGTTAAATCAAACTTTACAGAGAAGAACCTATCGGTTCCTATTCTACGTAAATTATAGGTAAAACTTGTTTTATCAATAGTTACCCACCAAACATTATTAGAAGCATACGGAATTAAACTCGCGGTGTGTTTATCTGCTGGGAAGAATTGAATATTTTCTAATCCCATATTTGGATTAGAGCCACCATATTGAGTTATTTTATCTTCTAATCCATTTTTATGTCGATGATCGTGTTTTAATTTAATTAATTTATCTGTGCTCATTGTAAAAACCCAAGTACGAGATTTATTATCACCAACAAAAAATGGAATTCTAATCGTGTTCTCTTTACAAGAACGAATATGCATTACTAATTTTTCTCCAGTAAAACCATCTCCTTCTTTTCCTCCTGCTATTATTTCTCCTTCAAAAGCCTTTCCACAATGAGCTTCTAGTTTATTCCAAAATAATTCAGAATTCGATTTTTCTTGTGCGATTAACTGTAGAGGAAATAAAATTAGTAATAATATTTTTTTCATTATTTGTAAATTATATATTATTTAGAGTTTAACAAGATAATTTAAAAAAACAAAAACGCCTCACAAATTGTGAGGCGTTTTAAGTATCTAAATCTAACTAAGAATTAAATATATTTTTAAGCTCCTAAAACTTCTGCAACTTTATCTGCAGCTTCTTGAAACTCAGTAGCAGAAATAATTTCCATTCCGCTATTGTCAATTAATTCTTTTGCTTCTTTTGCATTTGTTCCTTGTAAACGACAAATAATAGGCACATTAATTTTGTCTCCCATACTTTTGTATGCATCTACAACACCTTGAGCAACACGATCACAACGAACGATTCCTCCAAAAATGTTTACTAAAATTGCTTTTACGTTTGTATCTTTTAAAATAATTCCAAAAGCTTTTTCAACACGCTCAGCATCTGCAGTACCACCAACATCTAAAAAGTTAGCTGGCTCACCACCTGCTTGTTTAATTAAATCCATAGTTCCCATTGCTAAACCAGCTCCGTTAACCATACATCCAACATTTCCATCTAAATCTACATAATTTAAACCTGCAGCTTTAGCTTCTACTTCAATAGGGTTTTCTTCACGTAAATCACGCATTGCTGCATAATCTTTATGACGATATAAAGCGTTTTCATCTAAAGTAACTTTAGCATCAACAGCCATAATTTTATCATCAGATGTTTTTAACACAGGGTTAATTTCAAACATTGCTGAATCTGATTTTACATACGCAGTATATAAAGCAGTAACAAACTTTGTCATTTCTTTTAATGCAGCTCCGCTTAAACCTAAGTTAAAAGCAATTTTACGAGCTTGAAAAGGCATTAATCCTAAAGAAGGATCAATTTCTTCTGTAAAAATTAAATGTGGCGTTTCTTCTGCTACTGTTTCAATATCCATACCACCTTCAGTAGAATACATAACCATGTTTCTACCAGTTGCACGATTTAATAAAACCGACATATAATATTCATCTGGTTCACTAGCTCCAGGATAATACACATCCTCACAGATTAAAACCTGATTTACTAATTTACCTTCAGCTGACGTTTGAGGAGTAATTAACATCATTCCTAAAATATCATTAGAAATACTTTTTACCTCGTCTAAGTTTTTAGCTAACTTAACTCCACCTCCTTTTCCACGACCACCTGCGTGTACTTGTGCTTTTATTACGTGCCAACCTGTACCTGTTTCTTCAGTTAATTTCTTTGCTGCTTCAACAGCTTCTTCTGGTGTATTTGCAACAACTCCGCGTTGAATACGAACCCCAAAACTGTTTAATATTTCTTTACCTTGATATTCGTGTAAGTTCATTAGATATGAATTTTTAAAGTCGAACAAAAATACAAATTCAAATTATAATACATTACTATTTATTATAATTATTACTTTTTTTATTGCAACATTTTTTTGCATTTTTTTAACATTATAACTGTAACTAATACTTTTTTAACGTGTCCTTAAGGTAATTAACATGAATTTGTGATTTAAAAACATAAATCCTAAATATTTTTGTAACTATTTATAGCCATCGATCAATTATGTACAGAAGCATCACATTATTAGTTCCTTTCTTATTTATTTCTTTAGGAATAACAGCGCAAGAAAGTAATAAACGCAGAAAGAAATTAAATGCTACTCGTGTGGGTTCTCCGCCAAAAATAGATGGTATATTAGAAGAATCTGTATGGAATAACATACCTGTCGCAAAAGATTTTGTAATGATGCGACCTACTAATGGCGAAAAAGAGCCTAATACACATAAGACTGAAGTTAAATTAGTCTATGATGATGAAGCAATATACGTAAGTGCTTTAATGTACTCTCCTGATCCTTCTAAAATACCTGCTGAATTTAACAATAGAGATCGTATAGGTAATTCTGATTTTTTTATGTTAATGATTAACCCAAATGATGATGGGCAAAATCCAACATCATTTATTGTAACAGCGGCTGGAGTTCAAGCAGACTCAAAAGTTTCTACAGGTAGAGAAGATTTTAATTGGAACGCCGTATGGGAAAGCGCTATTAAAATAAACGATAATAATTGGTCTGTAGAAATGAAAATACCCTATAGAGCATTACGTTTTGCGAACAGACCTATACAATCATGGGGCTTTAATTTTCACAGAGAAGTAAAAAACATAAATGCTCGTTTTACTTGGAGTCATATTGATAATACTAAAGGAAGCTGGACACAATATGATGGTTTAGTTGAAAACTTTAAAAACATTACTCCACCTACTCGTTTAAACTTTTACCCATATGCTTCTGCAACAACAAGTACTTTCGAAGGAAAAACAGATTTTGATTGGAGTGTTGGTATGGATTTAAAATACGGACTTACAGAAAATTTTACATTAGACGCTACTTTAATCCCAGATTTTGGTCAAACTGCTTTTGATAATGTAACTTTAAACTTAGGCCCTTTTGAACAACAATTTTCTGAACAAAGACAATTTTTTACAGAAGGAACTGAATTATTTACAAAAGGACGTTTGTTTTATTCTCGTAGAGTTGGGGGTTCCCCTATAAACTCAGCATCAGTAGATGAAGATATAGAAACACTAATTGATTCACCTGAAAAAGTACAAATGCTTAATGCTATAAAAATTTCAGGAAGAACAAAAAACGGTTTAGGTATTGGTTTTTTTAATGCCATTACGGGTAAAACTGAAGCTACCATTCAAAACAACACAACAAAAGAGGTTCGAAAAGAAGTTATTAATCCTCTTTCTAATTACAATATCTTAGTTTTAGATCAACAATTTAATCAAAATTCAGCAGTAACATTAATAAATACAAATGTTACTAGAGATGGTAGTTTTAGAGATGCAAATGTTACTGGTTTACTTTGGCATGTTGAGGATAAAAAAAGCAGATACAATATAGATGGCTCATTTAAAATGAGTAATATTTATGATGATGAAGACAATCCTAATACAGGTTACACCTTTGATACTAGTATTGGTAAACAATCTGGTAATTGGAGAGGTGAAGTTGGTTATAATTTAGAAGATAAAAACTTCAATCCAAACGATTTAGGTATTTTATTTAGTAATAACGAACAAACTATCTATGGTTTCGCTTCGTATTTATTATTAAAACCAAAAGGTATTTTTAATGATTATAGAATTAACATGCGTTACAATGTTAATTTCTTACATAAACCTGATACATATACAGGTACTAACTTACATTTATCTTTTAGAGCGCAAACTAAAAAACGTTTTGGTTTCGGAGCAAACCTTAACTATAGCACTGAAAGAAAAGATTTTAATGAATCAAGAGAAGGTAATACTAGTGGTATTTATTTTAAAAGACCTGAAAGACTAAACATAAATCATTGGGGGTCTACCGACTACAGAAAGAAATTTGCTATTGATTATAACTGGTATTATACTTTCTTTAAAAACAATCCAAAAGAAAGTTACGGTTTTAGAATATCTCCTAGGTATCGTTTTAACAACCAGTTTTCTTTAATTTATGGCTTTAGATATGGGCATACAAATAACGATCAAGGTTTTGCTAATAAAATTGATCAAGATGATATAGATGAAAACCCTACTCATGCTCCTTTTTTAGATGAAATTATTTTCGGCCAAAGAAATTGGACAACCTACAATAATTCTTTAACAGGTAAATATAGTTTTAGTACAAAATCATCCCTTTCATTATCTTTTAGACATAATTGGAGTAAAGTTCCTTATGAAAATCAATTTTACACATTAAACAAAACGGATGGAGCGTTAACTGAAACTAATTATAATGATATTCATGATAAAAATTTTAACAGTTGGAATTTAGATGTAAACTATTTGTGGCAATTCGCTCCTGGTAGTCAATTAATTGCTTTTTACAGAAATTCTATATCTAATAATAATGAAGATGCTAATCAAAAATTTTCTGAAAACATAGAAAATCTTTTAGCAGAATCTAATCGACATACTTTTTCTGTTAGACTTGTTTATTTTATTGATTACAATAACGTAAAAAAATATTTATAATTTGAAATCAGATAACCTTTAAAGTTTATCTGATTTCTTTTTTATACATTCGTTATATTGAATATAAAACTATGATTGTTGCTAAAAATATCCATAAAAGCTATGGTGATGTTGAAATACTTAAAGGTGTTAACCTTCATATTAAAAAAGGAGAAATTGTTGCTATTGTTGGTCCTTCCGGAGCAGGAAAGACAACTTTACTTCAAATTTTAGGAACCTTAGATAGACCACAAACAACAGAAAATTACGAGTTGTTTCTTAACGAAGTTTCTATAAAAAATTTTAGTGACAAGGAAATTTCTTCCTTTAGAAACAAACATATTGGCTTCATATTTCAGTTCCATCAATTATTACCTGAATTTACAGCTTTAGAAAATGTTTGTATACCTGCTTTCATTGGTGGAAAACCCAAATTACAAACTGAAAAAAGAGCAAAAGAATTACTTAATTTTTTAGGATTATCGCATAGAGAAAGTCATAAACCAAATGAACTTTCTGGCGGAGAACAACAACGTGTAGCTGTTGCCAGAGCTTTAATTAACGAACCCTCAGTTATTTTTGCTGATGAACCTTCTGGTAATTTAGATTCTACTTCTGCTGAAAATTTACATAAATTATTTTTTGAATTACGAGATAAATTCGGACAAACCTTTGTTTTAGTAACCCACAACAAAGAATTAGCTGAAATGGCAGACCGCACTCTAACTATGAAAGACGGAATTATAACAAATCCTGAAAATATAAATCTTAACAATGTT
This genomic stretch from Tenacibaculum sp. Bg11-29 harbors:
- a CDS encoding choice-of-anchor L domain-containing protein, with the translated sequence MKLKLYINIIAFFFVLPHLKAQTTVQVNQSSHIEAKYSPKELIEKILIDNSCTEVTNITSSVFGNPSDTETKNYGYFKSKTGSNFPFKEGIVISTGKAFPIGEAIFGDLDSPTTGNTDADLSNSLNEPELRDASVIEFDFVPKSDHISFRYLMASEEYQSNYPCSFADGFAFLLRKSGTTNYTNLAVIPSTTIPVSVVNVHGTIASGCPAKNEAYFAGNNLGDTNFNGRTKVFIAKATVTPNVTYHIKLVIADNKDSRLDSAVFLEKGSFNLGLSLGTDFLSSNGNSVCGTEKTLTSNITADSYQWYKDDVIIPLATQKDYLANLGNGKYTCKIINGTCKDEDDIVLEFSSAPKNNTAINSLFTCNNNLNVNIDLSSKENEILNGQSNAVFEVLFFSDIAYTTEIATPSNYTNLTTNDTIYIRIRNRSATNCFVDTSFKSIITSKPIPQTPINYQNCDDIINGGDTDGFFNNFLLNTKDNEILGTLDPAIYNVSYHTTLSGAQTDNNTDIITKNTLYRNTTINSQTIYVRVENKNNIACNDTSKAFNLEVNPLPVITNNIVTLKQCDTDPDLSTTINLTLAQKSISTNHINETFKYYPTESDAINDTAEITNQTAHPVTNGVSVWARTFSNKNCYRISKINIIVGYSTDIAYNNEFRSCDDFLDIDGNNNLNNNDTDGITFFNLNTVTDNVKALFPIANRPNLGVLIFETIADRDAVKNQITNLSNYRNKNVPAITPQPLYIKIINTINNDCTGLGRFTIWAQQPPIANNVVNFELCDDFNSGAFDDGLNTNINLRNKVSDILGATQATTNYTVTFHTSASNANSGNSPIPNDTNYTNQTRDKQTIYVRVVNNNTGCFNDHVTFDIIVNPLPTIINAIPNLEICDIATSSDGDSRNRLSQNINLSERDIDVLNGRDPNLFEISYHRTLQNAIDGLLPLNKTNYSNDPATTNFPANLLGDDPASEIIHISIQNKTTGCRYGIATLQLIIHPEPKIPLNIIDYTDCDNQTDVNTDDANGINGDITLKNKIPEILTNYPINEHSNFNITFHQNLVDAQSGNSPLDENKYENTANNQIIYVRVVNNKTSCVNTNLIFNIIINPLPSFTVDSPIIVCLNNPQTRLEPINPNATYSYNWTLKGDAKILSTDTFYDVSVGGTYILTATMLDGTSCKRSREIVVNESINPTLNDDDIVIVDDTNNNGLDNYSIKIITENKNLGIGDYQFAIIDEDNLQTSFQDEPLFENITGGLYKVIVNDKNGCLPDAMLEISVIQYPKFFTPNGDGNNDTWRIKGANSSFYPSSNITIFNRYGKIVAIVPIDNLGWNGTYKGKILPSSDYWFKIQLVDRKGKIHQHQGHFSLLRR
- the uvrB gene encoding excinuclease ABC subunit UvrB — protein: MDFELHSDFKPTGDQPTAIKQLVNGLISEEKHQTLLGVTGSGKTFTVANVVAEVNRPTLVLAHNKTLAAQLYSEFKQFFPNNAVEYFVSYYDYYQPEAYIPVTGTFIEKDLSINDEIERLRISTSSSLLSGRRDIIVIASVSCLYGIGNPNEFKKNVIPIKVDQQVPRTKFLHQLVTSLYSRTEVEIKSGTFKVKGDVVTIYPSYGDSGYRIHFFGDEIEEIETFNIEDNQVIEKLSELTIYPANLFVTSPDVLQNAIHKIQDDMVNHVAYLKEIGKHLEAKRLLERTEFDLEMMRELGYCSGIENYSRYLDGREPGTRPFCLLDYFPEDYLMVIDESHVTIPQTHAMYGGDRSRKENLVEYGFRLPAAMDNRPLKFDEFELLQNQVIYVSATPADYELQKTEGVFVEQVIRPTGLLDPIIEVRPSLNQIDDLIEEIQIRVEKDERTLVTTLTKRMAEELAKYLTRIQIRCRYIHSDVDTLERVQIMQDLRKGIFDVLIGVNLLREGLDLPEVSLVAILDADKEGFLRSHRSITQTVGRAARNVNGRAILYADKVTNSMQRTMDETDRRREKQINYNTKNGITPTQINKKLDNTLSKETTATYQYDNAIQKAAEQDLEYLPKEEIEKRIRAKRKQMEEAAKSLDFMVAAQLRDEIAVLRKNLG
- a CDS encoding Crp/Fnr family transcriptional regulator produces the protein MDVLLENIKTYITLNKEELSLLEKKTTKKTYHKKEIIFEEGKISNEIYFVSKGCVRLFYNVDGTDKTAFFYTEGQFICAGESFTFNIPAIENYQAIDHTELIIFTKSDIEILTKQLPKMEIIARVAVENELITSQKVIASFVTKSPEERYLELLKTKKELFQRAPQQYIASFLGISPETLSRIKKRVYNKERS
- a CDS encoding SDR family oxidoreductase, whose product is MKKVLVAGATGYLGQYVVKELKNRGFWVRVLIRKETQKNKFQDVDDFFIGHITDSDSIKGVTNNIDWVFSSIGITKQKDGMTYMDVDYQGNSNLLQEALKDKVEAFQYISAINGDKLKNLKIFEAKEKFVDELKNSKINHSILRPNGFFSDMKDFLNMAKNGKVYLFGDGKCKLNPIHGADLAKVCVDNLSKGIKEETAGGVDILSQNDLAKLALEAWKKPIKISYLPDWSRRFIIWFLRTFTSSKTYGPYEFFLTSMAFDHIANEYGTHHLEDFFEQEVKKMKQK
- the sucC gene encoding ADP-forming succinate--CoA ligase subunit beta; this encodes MNLHEYQGKEILNSFGVRIQRGVVANTPEEAVEAAKKLTEETGTGWHVIKAQVHAGGRGKGGGVKLAKNLDEVKSISNDILGMMLITPQTSAEGKLVNQVLICEDVYYPGASEPDEYYMSVLLNRATGRNMVMYSTEGGMDIETVAEETPHLIFTEEIDPSLGLMPFQARKIAFNLGLSGAALKEMTKFVTALYTAYVKSDSAMFEINPVLKTSDDKIMAVDAKVTLDENALYRHKDYAAMRDLREENPIEVEAKAAGLNYVDLDGNVGCMVNGAGLAMGTMDLIKQAGGEPANFLDVGGTADAERVEKAFGIILKDTNVKAILVNIFGGIVRCDRVAQGVVDAYKSMGDKINVPIICRLQGTNAKEAKELIDNSGMEIISATEFQEAADKVAEVLGA
- a CDS encoding DUF5916 domain-containing protein; the protein is MYRSITLLVPFLFISLGITAQESNKRRKKLNATRVGSPPKIDGILEESVWNNIPVAKDFVMMRPTNGEKEPNTHKTEVKLVYDDEAIYVSALMYSPDPSKIPAEFNNRDRIGNSDFFMLMINPNDDGQNPTSFIVTAAGVQADSKVSTGREDFNWNAVWESAIKINDNNWSVEMKIPYRALRFANRPIQSWGFNFHREVKNINARFTWSHIDNTKGSWTQYDGLVENFKNITPPTRLNFYPYASATTSTFEGKTDFDWSVGMDLKYGLTENFTLDATLIPDFGQTAFDNVTLNLGPFEQQFSEQRQFFTEGTELFTKGRLFYSRRVGGSPINSASVDEDIETLIDSPEKVQMLNAIKISGRTKNGLGIGFFNAITGKTEATIQNNTTKEVRKEVINPLSNYNILVLDQQFNQNSAVTLINTNVTRDGSFRDANVTGLLWHVEDKKSRYNIDGSFKMSNIYDDEDNPNTGYTFDTSIGKQSGNWRGEVGYNLEDKNFNPNDLGILFSNNEQTIYGFASYLLLKPKGIFNDYRINMRYNVNFLHKPDTYTGTNLHLSFRAQTKKRFGFGANLNYSTERKDFNESREGNTSGIYFKRPERLNINHWGSTDYRKKFAIDYNWYYTFFKNNPKESYGFRISPRYRFNNQFSLIYGFRYGHTNNDQGFANKIDQDDIDENPTHAPFLDEIIFGQRNWTTYNNSLTGKYSFSTKSSLSLSFRHNWSKVPYENQFYTLNKTDGALTETNYNDIHDKNFNSWNLDVNYLWQFAPGSQLIAFYRNSISNNNEDANQKFSENIENLLAESNRHTFSVRLVYFIDYNNVKKYL